A section of the Methanoregula formicica SMSP genome encodes:
- a CDS encoding SWIM zinc finger family protein produces MNENGIWQRLTEKKELEPDLQEEIREQFGSRGAKALAAIDDGKVVKYLDFFVVEGRTSSYIVEDDFCTCSDFLYRGRTCWHLLAVRIALATGTYRSVDRWYQDQMRDSSR; encoded by the coding sequence ATGAACGAGAACGGGATCTGGCAGCGGCTCACAGAGAAGAAGGAACTTGAACCGGATCTGCAGGAGGAAATCCGGGAGCAGTTTGGTTCCCGGGGAGCAAAGGCACTGGCCGCGATTGACGATGGGAAAGTCGTGAAATACCTGGACTTTTTTGTCGTCGAAGGCCGGACGTCCAGCTATATCGTAGAGGACGACTTCTGCACGTGCAGTGATTTCCTGTACCGGGGCCGGACCTGCTGGCACCTGCTGGCGGTCCGGATCGCTCTTGCAACCGGCACGTACCGGTCCGTTGACCGGTGGTACCAAGACCAGATGAGAGATTCTTCCCGATAA
- a CDS encoding chemotaxis protein CheW, producing MSAKASQPVAKGSDLPGQQKEPESIQVVEFLLGSENFAINLFDVKEVVEYTTITKLPNVPSHVRGIIDLRGEITMIVDLKQRLNIREESTKSIEASRIIVLDDKIAASKIGILVDDVTSVSTFEGNQVDYTSASVNTQDTAIIGIIKRKVKVKDKEKNELIIWIDLKQLLTDIDTAV from the coding sequence ATGAGTGCCAAGGCAAGCCAACCGGTAGCAAAGGGTTCGGATCTCCCGGGCCAGCAAAAAGAGCCAGAATCCATCCAAGTCGTTGAGTTCCTGCTCGGGAGCGAGAACTTCGCGATCAACCTCTTCGATGTAAAGGAGGTTGTGGAATATACGACAATTACCAAACTACCCAATGTCCCCTCCCATGTGCGGGGCATCATCGATCTCCGTGGCGAAATCACCATGATTGTTGACCTCAAGCAGCGGCTGAACATCAGGGAAGAAAGCACCAAGTCGATTGAGGCTTCGAGGATCATCGTTCTCGATGACAAGATTGCAGCCTCAAAGATCGGCATCCTTGTCGACGACGTGACTTCTGTCTCGACCTTTGAGGGAAACCAGGTCGATTATACCTCAGCCTCAGTCAATACGCAGGATACTGCCATCATCGGGATCATCAAGCGCAAGGTAAAGGTGAAAGACAAGGAAAAGAACGAGCTGATCATCTGGATTGACTTAAAACAACTCCTGACGGACATCGATACGGCAGTCTGA